The sequence CTTTATGAAGGGTGCAGATATCGGACAAGCTTTGGGTGGAGCCATCTACAGCGATATTCAAGCCGGCACTGTTCGAGTTATGGATTGTTCGTTTACCAACAATACCGCTACCACCGTTTACGTAACCGGGCAAAATCCGAATTATGGTGGAGCCATTTATTCTGCGGGTGATAGCTTGCAAGTGTACAACTCTATTTTTACAGGAAATGAATCGCATATCGGTGGCGCCATAGCGGTATTTTCAAATTTACTCTTGGTCAACACGGTTATGAATGACAATGTCGCCTTTGCATTGGATGGTACCTTTTTCAGCTTTGGTGACAGAGGCGGCGCCATCTACTTCGGAGGATCTGCGGCCGATGGATCCATAATTGCCAATAGTACCATCATCAATAACAGTGCAGGAGAGGGAGCAGGAATCAATAATGCCATCGATATTCCATTCTTACTTCACAATTCAATCGTTTATGGCAATGTGGCCACAGGTGAGGATGTTTGGATTTTGAAAGCTCAAATCGGAGGTGACTTCGACTCTTTTTACAGCTGTGTGGAAGGGGTGCTTCAGACAGAGCCCGGAGAGGATCCACCCAATCCCGCAAACTTTCCGGGGTGTATTGATACCGACCCCATGATTGACATGGCAAGTTCTCAGTTAGTACTGATGGACAATTCACCCTGTATAGATGCGGGTAAAAACTCATTTTACAGTTCGCTTTGGCCCGATGAGGGATTTGATCGCACGAACCGTTTTATCGACAATCCTGATGTGGTTGATACCGGCGATGGGCTAGCTCCAATCATTGATATGGGAGCTTCTGAAAATGCAGCCTCAGGTGCTTGCGACCCGAATAATATTGCTCCGGCCACGGGTTTGAATGTGAGTTTTTCGGGCAATCAGTTTACCCTTTCGTGGACAGCCCTTCCGGGGACAGGCCCATGCCAAATCCAAGCGGGAACGTCAGCGGCAAATGCGCAATCAATTGTCGTGCAAGGTGATTCCCCATCGTCCAAAACGTTCCCTTCGAGCTTTCTCACTGCGGGGCAAACCTATGGCTGGCGGGTGAGATGCGCCTGCTCTTCGTCTCCGACCACGGCAGGACCATGGTCAGCCATCAATAACTTTTCATTGCCGGCAGGAATCGCATCACCCGAATCCTCTGATCCGTTTGGTGCTGAACAATTCCGCGTTTTCCCAAATCCAGGTCATGAATTGTACACGGTTCAGGTGGAAAATCATCGAGCCTCTCAAATCGTCGTGAGAAATGTCTTGGGACAAGTCGTGTGGCAAACCAAACTATCATTAGAAAGCGCTACCTACAATCTACAACTGGACGGCCCAAGCGGACTCTATTTCTTTCAACTCATCGGTAACGATGGTCAGCCGATAGCAACCACGAAAGTGATGAAGCGCTAAAAGCAATTCTAAAATATCGTCCAATTCAAATGCAAATAGCCATTCAGCCTTGAGTGGCTATTTGCTTACCCGCTACGCAGGGTATGCAACCCTGCGTCACTGAATCAGTACCTAAAGCAAATACGGCTCAAACCTTTCATCATTCTCCTCACTATACTTCTCCGCTCTTTCCAAACAGTGGATCGGGTTAAAGGTGTTCGCTTCAGCTCGAAAAATCATAGCTTTGGAAGAGTAAATGAAAACGGAGTGATATCAACTGATAGAAAAGTCGACCAGGGCTATGAAGGGTAGGCCGAAGAGTTGTAACTTAGCGACGAAGGAGCGATCTCACGCAGCGAAGCAAATAAACCCTGTGGAGCAGATACCCTGTAGTGCTTGATCTTGTTGTTTTGAAAGCCCGTCACACTCTCCGAAAATTGCGGTATTTCTGTTGGTCGCACTTCCCACCTGGCTGAAGAGTCCAACCGCAAAAGGATCAGGATTAATCGGATCAAAAAAACCGACACTTGCAGTTACAGCAATTGAGCTAGGTACATTTTGCAGTACGGTAAATCGATTTCCACCCAA comes from Cryomorphaceae bacterium 1068 and encodes:
- a CDS encoding T9SS type A sorting domain-containing protein, whose amino-acid sequence is MFYTKNLFLILSLLFSTMLLNGQNVIYVSQTAAGTNTGDSWTNAYTDLQSALGVAANGDQIWVAQGIYVPGTLPEETFTLTDGVELYGGFLGTESLLDQRNPEENPTILSGDVNQDDVYGAVVWYSGWNVTTPNSHHIMSGVGLSRSTVIDGFTFEAGYVAIGGGSSYLSNSGGGLFLQNSSPTVRNCVFRRNLASSGRGGAIYTSGGHPLISDCTFDENYAYLGRGAGIAIHDAGNLTVISSSFTDNFMKGADIGQALGGAIYSDIQAGTVRVMDCSFTNNTATTVYVTGQNPNYGGAIYSAGDSLQVYNSIFTGNESHIGGAIAVFSNLLLVNTVMNDNVAFALDGTFFSFGDRGGAIYFGGSAADGSIIANSTIINNSAGEGAGINNAIDIPFLLHNSIVYGNVATGEDVWILKAQIGGDFDSFYSCVEGVLQTEPGEDPPNPANFPGCIDTDPMIDMASSQLVLMDNSPCIDAGKNSFYSSLWPDEGFDRTNRFIDNPDVVDTGDGLAPIIDMGASENAASGACDPNNIAPATGLNVSFSGNQFTLSWTALPGTGPCQIQAGTSAANAQSIVVQGDSPSSKTFPSSFLTAGQTYGWRVRCACSSSPTTAGPWSAINNFSLPAGIASPESSDPFGAEQFRVFPNPGHELYTVQVENHRASQIVVRNVLGQVVWQTKLSLESATYNLQLDGPSGLYFFQLIGNDGQPIATTKVMKR